In Zingiber officinale cultivar Zhangliang chromosome 6A, Zo_v1.1, whole genome shotgun sequence, a single genomic region encodes these proteins:
- the LOC121994218 gene encoding uncharacterized protein LOC121994218 has protein sequence MNQRFRSSNAKPPPPTTNERLHRYLRPGALARLRDERISTARSASLALLDLSLPPFPSARAAPPAQVEGLRPFFAARVHGPRFPRRKKLSPAKSVYLASSSPDLADPFLDAFGVDLVAAH, from the coding sequence ATGAATCAGAGATTCCGGAGCTCCAACGCGAAGCCCCCGCCGCCAACCACCAACGAGCGGCTGCACCGGTACCTGAGGCCTGGCGCGCTCGCCCGTCTCCGCGACGAGAGGATCAGCACCGCCAGATCCGCCTCGCTCGCGCTCCTCGACCTCTCGCTGCCCCCCTTCCCTTCCGCCCGTGCCGCGCCGCCTGCCCAGGTCGAGGGGCTCCGCCCTTTCTTCGCCGCCAGGGTGCACGGCCCTCGATTTCCAAGGCGGAAGAAGCTTTCCCCCGCCAAGTCCGTCTATCTGGCCTCCTCGTCTCCGGATCTTGCAGATCCCTTCTTGGACGCTTTCGGTGTGGATCTGGTCGCTGC